A region from the Halobellus litoreus genome encodes:
- the pheT gene encoding phenylalanine--tRNA ligase subunit beta, giving the protein MPVVDIDPEELRELTGHEEKGDEELKSDLFGLGLEFEGETEEGLLQFEFGPDRLDRLSVEGVARSLRYHYGDDRGVDVPSTNDPDFTYVVDGDVPDERPYVTGAIVRGVDLDESALDSLIQLQEKLHATMGRKRAKGAIGIHDLVAIKGDALTDEGDGNSITYTGIDPDGDTFVPLDSDREMTPAEVLEEHPTGETYADIVSEYDRYPAIYDELGLFSFPPVINGRRTEVSTESRELLVELTGTDQWTIDRMCNIICYALSARGATIEEVEVEYGASSPEGQRTLVRPDFEVETKSVSHDRIETMLGVDLDVDEVVDLFERSGLGAVVERDDDAETAASGTAYEVSIPPYRTDVLHPLDLVDDVGRAYGFDELEPRYPDVGTVGGRHERSRLEAATRTALTGLGFEDLLNFHMTSEAEAYDRMNVAAGGDYLGGGDPVRITEPYSEDYTILRPWALPSLVMVLENNTHRAYPQDLAEVGLVAERDDDVNTRVRERRHVAGVLARNDATYEDAKARLQAVCRDFDAALETPPTEHPSFIDGRVASVVIDGETAGVVGELHPEILVEHDLELPVAAFEFDLAALGGE; this is encoded by the coding sequence ATGCCTGTCGTCGACATCGATCCCGAGGAACTCCGGGAACTGACCGGCCACGAGGAGAAGGGCGACGAGGAACTGAAATCCGATCTGTTCGGCCTCGGGTTGGAGTTCGAGGGCGAGACCGAGGAGGGCCTCCTGCAGTTCGAGTTCGGCCCCGACCGCCTGGATCGGCTCTCCGTCGAGGGCGTCGCCCGTTCGCTGCGGTATCACTACGGCGACGACCGCGGCGTCGACGTGCCGAGCACGAACGATCCCGACTTCACGTACGTCGTCGACGGCGACGTCCCCGACGAGCGGCCGTACGTCACGGGCGCGATCGTCCGCGGCGTCGATCTCGACGAGTCCGCGCTTGACTCTTTGATCCAGTTGCAGGAGAAACTCCACGCGACGATGGGTCGCAAGCGCGCGAAGGGCGCGATCGGGATTCACGACCTGGTGGCGATCAAGGGCGATGCTCTCACGGACGAGGGTGACGGCAACTCGATCACCTACACGGGAATCGATCCCGACGGCGACACGTTCGTCCCGCTGGACAGCGATCGCGAGATGACGCCCGCCGAGGTGCTCGAAGAGCACCCGACCGGCGAGACGTACGCCGACATCGTCTCCGAGTACGACCGCTACCCGGCGATCTACGACGAACTCGGCCTGTTCTCGTTCCCGCCAGTGATCAACGGTCGCCGGACCGAGGTCTCGACCGAGTCCCGCGAACTGCTCGTCGAACTCACCGGAACGGACCAGTGGACGATCGACCGGATGTGCAACATCATCTGCTACGCGCTCTCGGCGCGCGGCGCGACGATCGAGGAGGTCGAGGTCGAGTACGGCGCGTCGTCGCCGGAGGGCCAGCGAACCCTCGTGCGACCCGACTTCGAGGTCGAGACGAAGTCCGTCTCCCACGACCGCATCGAGACGATGCTGGGCGTCGACCTCGACGTCGACGAAGTCGTCGACCTCTTCGAGCGCTCCGGCCTCGGCGCGGTCGTCGAGCGCGACGACGACGCGGAGACGGCGGCCAGCGGAACCGCCTACGAGGTGTCGATCCCGCCGTACCGGACGGACGTGCTTCATCCCCTCGACCTCGTCGACGACGTCGGCCGCGCGTACGGTTTCGACGAACTCGAACCGCGTTACCCCGACGTGGGGACGGTCGGCGGCCGACACGAGCGTTCGCGGCTCGAAGCCGCGACCAGAACCGCCCTGACCGGCCTCGGCTTCGAGGACCTGCTGAACTTCCATATGACGAGCGAGGCCGAGGCGTACGACCGGATGAACGTCGCGGCCGGCGGCGACTACCTCGGCGGCGGCGACCCGGTCCGGATCACCGAGCCCTACAGCGAGGACTACACGATTCTGCGACCGTGGGCGCTGCCCTCGCTGGTGATGGTCCTGGAGAACAACACCCACCGCGCGTACCCGCAGGACCTCGCGGAGGTCGGCCTCGTGGCCGAGCGCGACGACGACGTGAACACCCGCGTCCGCGAGCGTCGGCACGTCGCGGGCGTTCTCGCTCGCAACGACGCCACCTACGAGGACGCGAAGGCGCGCCTGCAGGCCGTCTGCCGCGACTTCGACGCGGCGTTGGAGACGCCGCCGACCGAGCACCCCTCGTTCATCGACGGCCGCGTCGCCTCGGTCGTGATCGACGGCGAGACCGCCGGCGTCGTCGGCGAACTGCATCCCGAAATCCTGGTCGAGCACGACCTCGAACTGCCGGTGGCGGCCTTCGAGTTCGACCTCGCAGCCCTCGGCGGCGAGTAG
- the endA gene encoding tRNA-intron lyase, with the protein MDGTLADGVVRVGGDARQRFYDARGYGRPLDRNRIELAPVEAAHLLSRGDLDAVVDEGDAAADSDAADAPRLDFREFLVKTGATLRFAVYKDLRDRGFYLSPAREDWPGVDDVAGGTGDAPSSASGGSDAAPDAASDAGIHFVVFPRGKGPWDDEVAYRIRVAGERERIAASALGDLVLAIVDEDGDLTYFETDGDPAIGDAGDGETAGAAADLPTEVDADLLGDRVVCDETAETLYERQFYGQRLFGRNAESGPLQLSLVEGAYLAQRGVVDVAPDAVAALGRDVEGERFDRRLRTYAALRDRGVVPKSGFKFGADFRVYEEFTDVDSLSHSTDLVRVAAPGHSFYPRDLSLDVRLAGGVRKRMVFALTAANGEIDWLSVARVTP; encoded by the coding sequence ATGGACGGGACACTGGCCGACGGCGTGGTCCGCGTCGGCGGCGACGCCAGACAGCGGTTCTACGACGCCCGCGGGTACGGCCGCCCGCTCGACCGCAACCGCATCGAACTGGCGCCCGTGGAGGCCGCCCACCTCCTCTCCCGCGGCGACCTCGACGCCGTCGTCGACGAAGGAGACGCGGCCGCCGATTCGGACGCGGCCGACGCTCCCCGCCTGGACTTCCGCGAGTTCCTCGTGAAAACGGGCGCGACGCTCCGGTTCGCGGTCTACAAGGACCTCCGGGACCGCGGGTTCTATCTCTCGCCCGCGCGGGAGGACTGGCCCGGCGTCGACGACGTCGCGGGCGGAACCGGCGATGCGCCCAGCAGCGCGTCCGGGGGCTCCGATGCGGCACCCGACGCTGCATCCGACGCCGGGATCCACTTCGTCGTCTTCCCCCGCGGCAAGGGGCCGTGGGACGACGAGGTCGCCTATCGAATCCGCGTCGCGGGCGAGCGCGAGCGGATCGCCGCGTCGGCACTCGGCGATCTCGTCCTCGCGATCGTCGACGAGGACGGCGACCTGACGTACTTCGAGACCGACGGCGACCCGGCGATCGGCGACGCGGGGGACGGCGAGACTGCGGGCGCCGCCGCGGACCTCCCGACTGAAGTCGACGCCGACCTACTCGGCGACCGGGTCGTCTGCGACGAGACCGCAGAAACCCTCTACGAGCGACAGTTCTACGGGCAGCGGCTGTTCGGCCGCAACGCCGAGTCGGGGCCGCTTCAGCTCTCGCTCGTCGAGGGCGCGTACCTCGCCCAGCGCGGCGTCGTCGACGTCGCCCCCGACGCCGTCGCGGCGCTCGGTCGCGACGTGGAGGGCGAGCGCTTCGACCGACGACTCCGGACCTACGCCGCTCTTCGGGACCGCGGCGTCGTCCCGAAGAGCGGCTTCAAGTTCGGCGCCGACTTCCGCGTCTACGAGGAGTTCACCGACGTCGACTCGCTGAGTCACTCGACGGACCTCGTGCGCGTGGCCGCTCCCGGGCACAGCTTCTACCCGCGGGACCTCTCGCTCGACGTCCGTCTGGCCGGCGGGGTCCGGAAGCGAATGGTTTTTGCGCTCACCGCGGCGAACGGCGAGATAGACTGGCTCTCGGTAGCCCGCGTTACCCCATGA
- a CDS encoding phenylalanine--tRNA ligase subunit alpha has translation MKLPEPQVAVLNAASATEEQSIDRLAEETGLKPETATQAVFELRDDGLLDVTETESIEYELTEEGRTYVDRGLPEVRLYRAAVDAGAADEPVEMGRVIGTADLDGPEVDIALANFGRKGYGEIDGGELSADGDADTESDPETVALAALADLARAGEASASDVLADVERDVLDQLVSRNLLERHERTVRTVALTDAGVTALMEGVEAAETVDRLTPEMLTSGEWADVEFTEYNVEADAPEVRGGKTHVLRQTAERVKDVLVGMGFQEMDGPHADADFWINDCLFMPQDHPARTHWDRFALDVPPIEDLPDDLVDNVERAHREGVGEDGDGYHSPWSEDFARAIALRGHTTSLSMRYLSGTQVGELEPPQRYFSVEKVYRNDTLDATHLLEFFQIEGWVMAEDLSVRDLMGTFVEFYEQFGITDVQFKPHYNPYTEPSFELFGRHPTTGELIEIGNSGMFRDEVLEPLGVEHDVMAWGLALERLAMLTTGAEDIRDLHGTLADLDFLRGAEVTY, from the coding sequence ATGAAACTACCCGAACCACAGGTCGCGGTGCTGAACGCCGCGAGCGCGACAGAGGAACAGTCGATCGACCGACTCGCCGAGGAGACCGGCCTGAAGCCGGAGACGGCGACGCAGGCCGTCTTCGAGCTCCGCGACGACGGGCTCCTCGACGTCACGGAGACGGAATCGATCGAGTACGAACTGACCGAGGAGGGCCGCACGTACGTCGACAGGGGGCTCCCCGAGGTGCGACTGTACCGCGCCGCCGTCGACGCGGGCGCGGCCGACGAGCCGGTGGAGATGGGGCGCGTCATCGGCACGGCCGACCTCGATGGCCCCGAAGTCGATATCGCGCTGGCGAACTTCGGGCGGAAGGGATACGGGGAGATCGACGGCGGCGAACTCTCCGCCGACGGCGACGCCGACACCGAATCCGATCCCGAGACCGTCGCGCTCGCCGCGCTGGCGGATCTGGCCCGCGCGGGCGAGGCGAGCGCGTCGGACGTGCTCGCCGACGTCGAGCGCGACGTCCTCGACCAACTCGTCTCCCGAAACCTCCTCGAGCGCCACGAGCGGACCGTCAGGACGGTCGCGCTCACCGACGCGGGCGTCACCGCGCTGATGGAGGGCGTCGAGGCCGCGGAGACGGTCGACCGTTTGACTCCCGAGATGCTCACCTCCGGCGAGTGGGCGGACGTCGAGTTCACCGAGTACAACGTCGAGGCCGACGCCCCGGAGGTCCGCGGCGGCAAGACGCACGTCCTCAGACAGACCGCCGAGCGCGTGAAGGACGTCCTCGTCGGGATGGGCTTCCAGGAGATGGACGGCCCGCACGCCGACGCGGACTTCTGGATCAACGACTGTCTGTTTATGCCGCAGGACCACCCGGCGCGGACTCACTGGGACCGCTTCGCGCTGGACGTGCCGCCGATCGAGGACCTCCCCGACGACCTCGTCGACAACGTCGAGCGCGCCCACCGCGAGGGCGTCGGCGAGGACGGCGACGGCTACCACTCGCCGTGGTCGGAGGACTTCGCGCGCGCCATCGCGCTGCGCGGCCACACCACGTCGCTGTCGATGCGCTACCTCTCCGGTACCCAAGTCGGCGAGCTCGAACCCCCGCAGCGGTACTTCTCCGTGGAGAAGGTGTACCGTAACGACACGCTGGACGCGACCCATCTGCTCGAGTTCTTCCAGATCGAGGGGTGGGTGATGGCCGAGGACCTCTCAGTCAGGGACCTGATGGGTACCTTCGTCGAGTTCTACGAGCAGTTCGGCATCACCGACGTCCAGTTCAAGCCGCACTACAACCCCTACACGGAGCCCTCGTTCGAGCTGTTCGGCCGCCACCCCACGACGGGCGAACTGATCGAGATAGGTAATTCAGGAATGTTCCGCGACGAGGTGCTGGAACCGCTCGGCGTCGAGCACGACGTGATGGCGTGGGGGCTGGCGCTGGAACGGCTCGCGATGCTCACGACGGGCGCGGAGGACATCCGCGACCTGCACGGGACGTTAGCCGACCTTGACTTCCTCCGCGGCGCGGAGGTGACCTACTGA
- a CDS encoding amphi-Trp domain-containing protein, with translation MPEEILFKSESRQSREEIAAYLRSVADKLDSGEAITLSAGGESVTMEPPAQPTFEVKAEREGPTGAPGELSIEFELEWDEGGEDDAAADSGLSIE, from the coding sequence ATGCCCGAAGAGATCCTGTTCAAATCGGAGAGTCGTCAGAGCCGAGAAGAGATCGCGGCGTACCTACGATCGGTCGCCGACAAACTCGACTCCGGCGAAGCCATCACCCTCAGCGCCGGCGGCGAGTCGGTGACGATGGAGCCCCCGGCGCAGCCGACGTTCGAGGTGAAAGCCGAGCGCGAAGGGCCGACCGGCGCGCCAGGCGAACTGAGCATCGAGTTCGAACTGGAGTGGGACGAAGGCGGAGAAGACGACGCCGCCGCCGACAGCGGCCTGTCGATCGAGTAG
- a CDS encoding endonuclease NucS domain-containing protein — MSETIRVFAGDCTTTFEGARARTQRGRVAVVVKPDRTTLVHDADGYQPVAWLTRPDSLTVETDEGGFGLVARAGEQVLRVVSHESAGWVEYPVTEAGVPVGSHPETGEPLVRAGGDVRGLDSDVRYSLPAGATVLDDTCESCGLPKIRAEAGDAFEICLDRSCESLDDAVRERFDGEWTCPDCGSDLRIIRRGGRLLAGCDAYPDCETAFAIPAGVVVDDCACGLPVFETARGRRCLDATCDAFEG; from the coding sequence ATGTCAGAGACGATCCGCGTCTTCGCCGGCGACTGTACGACCACCTTCGAGGGCGCTCGCGCCCGAACCCAGCGCGGCCGCGTCGCGGTCGTGGTCAAGCCCGATCGGACCACGCTGGTCCACGACGCCGACGGCTACCAGCCCGTGGCGTGGCTGACCCGTCCCGATTCACTCACGGTCGAGACCGACGAGGGCGGCTTCGGCCTCGTCGCACGCGCGGGCGAGCAGGTCCTCCGCGTGGTCTCCCACGAGTCCGCCGGGTGGGTCGAGTATCCCGTCACCGAGGCCGGCGTCCCGGTCGGCTCCCACCCCGAGACGGGCGAACCGCTCGTCCGAGCGGGCGGCGACGTCCGCGGGCTCGACTCCGACGTTCGGTACTCCCTCCCCGCGGGTGCGACCGTCCTCGACGACACTTGCGAGTCCTGCGGCCTGCCGAAGATCCGCGCGGAGGCCGGCGACGCCTTCGAGATCTGCCTCGACCGCTCGTGTGAGTCGCTCGACGACGCCGTCCGCGAGCGGTTCGACGGCGAGTGGACGTGTCCGGACTGCGGATCCGACCTCCGCATCATCCGTCGCGGCGGTCGCCTGCTCGCCGGCTGCGACGCCTACCCCGACTGCGAGACCGCATTCGCGATCCCCGCCGGCGTCGTCGTCGACGACTGCGCCTGCGGGCTCCCCGTCTTCGAGACCGCGCGCGGCCGTCGGTGTCTGGACGCCACGTGCGACGCGTTCGAGGGGTGA
- a CDS encoding tryptophan--tRNA ligase, which produces MTRDLDDRETDDGDVTETARTDAPAAPDTARPRTDGGTESDSAPGADDVALDPWGSSTVSDYRKLFEEFGIGEFDDVLPDVPNPHYLMRRGVIFGHRDYSPVADALRNDEPAAVLSGFMPTGDPHIGHKLVFDEIIWHQEQGADAYGLIADLEAHAARGMTWAEIDEHARDYLLSLLALGFDPEEGELYRQSDNRELQDLAFELGSKANFSEFQGIYGFDGETNVSHMQSVVTQMADILYPQLEEPKPTVIPVGPDQDPHVRFARDLAARMRFFKVTEAYASFELDDAERALVAAVYEEREAYAEEPERPRCEEAGEWLAGLDDDALDALGVAVDDAVRDSAVEKLENAGMEPLRPRVRFLDLNATDDAFEALVETIDGEKRRYDAHVDAFDLDASEAEELAREVELDHGGYGFVPPSSIYHRFMTGLTGGKMSSSIPASHISLLDDPEEGYDKVKAATTGGRDTAEEQRELGGEADECPVYELYAYLLAGDDDEFAKEVYDECVGGERLCGGCKEQAAELMRAFLEEHQEKRAEVEDLLEGLDISLESPRRGVAPGDD; this is translated from the coding sequence ATGACACGAGACCTCGACGACCGCGAGACCGACGACGGCGACGTCACCGAGACCGCGCGTACCGACGCGCCGGCAGCGCCCGACACCGCCCGGCCACGGACGGACGGCGGTACGGAGAGCGACTCGGCCCCCGGCGCGGACGACGTCGCGCTCGACCCGTGGGGGTCCTCGACCGTCTCCGACTACCGAAAGCTCTTCGAGGAGTTCGGCATCGGCGAGTTCGACGACGTCCTCCCCGACGTTCCGAACCCTCACTACCTGATGCGCCGCGGCGTCATCTTCGGCCACCGCGACTACTCTCCCGTCGCCGACGCCCTGCGGAACGACGAGCCGGCGGCCGTCCTCTCGGGCTTTATGCCCACTGGCGACCCCCACATCGGCCACAAACTCGTCTTCGACGAGATCATCTGGCACCAGGAGCAGGGCGCAGACGCCTACGGGCTGATCGCCGACCTGGAGGCGCACGCCGCCCGCGGGATGACCTGGGCGGAGATCGACGAGCACGCCCGCGATTACCTCCTGAGCCTGCTCGCGCTCGGTTTCGACCCCGAGGAGGGCGAACTCTACCGCCAGTCGGACAACCGCGAACTCCAGGACCTCGCCTTCGAACTCGGCTCGAAGGCGAACTTCTCGGAGTTCCAGGGCATCTACGGCTTCGACGGCGAGACCAACGTCTCGCACATGCAGTCGGTGGTCACGCAGATGGCCGACATCCTCTACCCGCAGTTGGAGGAGCCGAAGCCGACCGTCATCCCTGTCGGGCCGGACCAGGACCCGCACGTCCGGTTCGCCCGCGACCTCGCGGCGCGGATGCGCTTCTTCAAGGTGACCGAGGCGTACGCGAGCTTCGAACTCGACGACGCCGAGCGCGCGCTCGTCGCGGCCGTCTACGAGGAGCGCGAGGCGTACGCCGAGGAGCCGGAGCGTCCCCGGTGTGAGGAGGCGGGCGAGTGGCTCGCCGGCCTCGACGACGACGCCCTCGACGCCCTCGGCGTCGCCGTCGACGATGCGGTCCGCGACTCCGCCGTCGAGAAGCTCGAAAACGCCGGGATGGAGCCGCTCCGCCCCCGCGTGCGCTTCCTCGATCTCAACGCCACCGACGACGCCTTCGAGGCGCTCGTCGAGACGATCGACGGGGAGAAGCGCCGCTACGACGCGCACGTCGACGCTTTCGACCTCGACGCGAGCGAGGCCGAGGAACTCGCGCGGGAGGTCGAACTCGACCACGGCGGCTACGGCTTCGTCCCGCCGTCGTCGATCTACCACCGCTTTATGACCGGCCTGACAGGCGGGAAGATGTCCTCGTCGATCCCGGCCTCGCACATCTCGCTGCTCGACGACCCCGAGGAGGGCTACGACAAGGTGAAGGCGGCGACGACCGGCGGCCGCGACACGGCCGAAGAACAGCGGGAACTGGGTGGCGAGGCCGACGAGTGTCCGGTCTACGAACTGTACGCCTACCTGCTCGCGGGCGACGACGACGAGTTCGCCAAGGAGGTCTACGACGAGTGCGTCGGCGGCGAGCGCCTCTGCGGCGGCTGTAAGGAGCAGGCCGCCGAGCTGATGCGCGCGTTCCTCGAAGAGCACCAGGAGAAGCGCGCGGAGGTCGAGGATCTCCTCGAAGGTCTCGACATCTCCCTGGAGTCGCCGCGGCGGGGCGTCGCACCTGGCGACGACTGA
- a CDS encoding type II toxin-antitoxin system PemK/MazF family toxin: MTDEGPAPTFERGDVVYGADPFKEGGAARPWLVLSNHEGRPFHGDQYIALTLTSKSWMDGLLDVPEESWLRGGTPDESRVVPWGVQSIDREDIDFWQGRLEPDLVDEAVAALVDELR, encoded by the coding sequence GTGACCGACGAGGGACCTGCCCCCACCTTCGAGCGCGGTGACGTCGTCTACGGTGCCGATCCGTTCAAAGAGGGTGGCGCTGCTCGTCCCTGGCTCGTACTCTCGAATCACGAAGGTCGTCCGTTCCACGGCGACCAGTACATCGCACTGACGCTCACCTCGAAGTCGTGGATGGACGGCCTCCTCGACGTTCCCGAAGAGAGTTGGCTTCGTGGTGGGACGCCCGACGAGAGCCGAGTTGTTCCGTGGGGCGTCCAGTCGATCGACCGCGAAGACATCGATTTCTGGCAGGGACGTCTGGAACCGGACTTGGTCGACGAGGCGGTGGCCGCTCTCGTCGACGAACTGCGCTAG
- a CDS encoding MarR family transcriptional regulator codes for MSIDRDTFENASEDELEELSVPDRVLGFLGANEDRAFKAHEIASQTGLDEGAVSTALSRLKDRGLVEHKATYWAVTDDADRISGYAGYERATALFNEQFGEEDKETWREHAPDEPHPNAETEQ; via the coding sequence ATGTCGATCGACCGGGATACATTCGAGAACGCGAGTGAGGACGAGCTCGAAGAGCTGTCCGTCCCGGATCGAGTGCTCGGCTTCCTCGGTGCCAACGAGGACCGCGCGTTCAAGGCGCACGAAATCGCCTCGCAAACCGGCCTCGACGAGGGTGCGGTCAGTACCGCACTCTCTCGGTTGAAAGACCGCGGTTTGGTCGAACACAAGGCGACGTACTGGGCGGTGACCGACGACGCGGACCGGATCTCCGGATACGCCGGCTACGAGCGGGCGACCGCGCTTTTCAACGAGCAGTTCGGTGAGGAAGACAAGGAGACGTGGCGCGAACACGCCCCTGACGAGCCACATCCGAACGCGGAGACCGAGCAGTGA